In the genome of Carya illinoinensis cultivar Pawnee chromosome 13, C.illinoinensisPawnee_v1, whole genome shotgun sequence, the window AAAGAAATGTTTGAAACGCAAAAGCGCGGAAGTCCCTCGTGCTTACCATCATTACGCAACGCTTACAGCCAAATATTACAACGCAAGTCCTCAAGAATACTAGCCCTCCAGAATAATAGAATTGGGGGGCAGGAAAAGCTTATTCTCAACTGTTTTCCAGAGTTGCCAAATAATACAATGAATCAGACACTCAAGAAGTTCTTCTCCTTCAAGCTCTCAACAGTATCCTTCAAACTCACCTCCACAGAAGTGAAGCTAAGGCCTAAACTTTGTGCTCTCTCCTTAGACACTTTGTAGGTTGTTGGAAAAGGCTTGTCATCTGCACATCTGCAATGTACAAAACGCAAATCAATTGTCGCAACTGGTAGCTGAGGTGAGTTATAACACAGACTATCCAATTAACAAGTCACAGATTCAAACTAGAATTTTGGTGCTTGAGATATAAACACAAAAATCGTTTGTAACAGACCAAGGAAATCAAGCCATGCAGAAAATTATAACCTACCTGTTTGTTGTATGAACATATACAGTGAATCTTCAATGGCTACACCAGTGTGAATGGAAAATTGACttttgtgtgtgtttgtgtgtgcgTATGTGCACCTGTGTCTGTGTGCCGCTTACTTTTCAGGAAGCTTCAGATCAGGAAAGAGCTTGTGCAAAAGCTTCAAAACTTCAGAACAATGAACAACTTCTGCAACTAAACAATATCTCCCACTAGCTGATGGGTTTTCAAAGGCTAGTATATGTGCATTAGCAACATCTCTAACATCAACCCATCTGTATATTGCATTTGGAAATGTTTCAGCGCCTGCATAAGGGAAACATTCAACTGTTTGCATCACCAAAGACTGTCTTGTTCAGAAGAGGGAATTATTAGCAGCATCAATTTCTGGCAGAAGTTAagacatttaaaaaattgtgGTGGATGTAACTCGTGACAGATTGAAGCTGAATCTAAAAGTTGGAGTGACTGGAGAGAGAACTATGAATGAATTGATACTTCTAATGCAGGCAAATCTTTGGCACATAATATTGCTGGTAATCCTCCTATTAGCAGGTTACTTAAACTGCTGCCACTTAATTTGCCTGGGATTTTTGTCAGATACTATATACTTTACATAAGAATAAAGTTAGCTGAAGCAAATATAATATGGGTTTGATCATTTTTCATTTAGGGAGTTGTTCCGAGAATCGAGTGCTATTATTCAATGAGTGATGAGAAGGAAAGATAGAgcacaaaaaacaattaaattaccctCACTACTTCTCAGAATAATTGCATACCACTCAAAACTGGTCAtctatatagttattttaatatgtaaatataacTCACATTTTGAACCTGCAATCATGCCCTCTTATTTACATGAGGAGGATATGTATTTTGGTCCAAAGTCTATTACCTGATTCTTCAATAGCACTTTTTATTTACACTACAAGTTCTTAAATAGCATTTATTTCCttataaatataagtatattcgcATAGCAAGGTGAAAAAAAATCATCTGACAAGCTGAACAGTACCATTTACAAGCTTCGCAACTGGCTCCACACTTGTATTAAGACTCGGCTGTAATAGAGGACCAAGCACCAACCCTGGATTTACAGCTACAATATcaattccattttcttttccaaatttcCAAGCAGCCTCCTCTGCTAAGGTCTTTGAAAGCATATACCaaagctggaaaaaaaaaatagtttgaaagACATAACGAAAGAAGTTTCCAGCTGCAGTAACCTAAGTTAAACCTGATTGAATATTGCTGTAGGTAGAATATGTGTCATGCAAATAAACCAAATACAGAACAGTGAGCACCATATATACTACTACAGAAACGAAGAATATTGTTGATTACATCTTTCCATTCACACCTTTCCATATTTTCTGCTTACATACATCAATCATGGTGCTGATTAAATCTTTCTAATAAACCCAACACTCCTCCCAAGAGAAACAAAAAGTTCCATAGTCAGTGATATGATATGTCAACCTGGTCTATATACCAGTGCtttacttttatctttttcCCTCAACCATCTGGTcaaaagacaaattaaaaaacaatagaaTGAAGATCCTGACCTAGCCAACACTTACATTCTGAACAAAGGGTAACCTAATACTCGATTTAAACATTCACTAACAATTAAACGCATCATATAACAGCTgtgatgtatttattttatatgctttaaatagaaatgaaataagaaGGTGAAACATGAATAAGCTCCCCAAAAATTCTAAGTGTAAGATGGGAGATAAATCGTGAAggggaaaaataaagaagaagaaaagcacaTATAACATATTGTTTGAGCACGACAAAACTGGCCCCAGGCATACCTCTCATATAAGCACAGTTAAAAGTGTGAGTGATAATCCAATCAAAACTAGTTAATCTTTATATGTAGAATATTCCATAAAGGACTTGAAACAGAGATAGTATGCAATAATAAATTTGCACATATATGTACCTTTGACCTCTCACATAAAGCAGGATCTGAAAACCAAGCCTCATCAACTGTAACATCAGGAGCAAGAGGTTTCCCATTGTATGCAACCGCTGCCATTGAGGACGTTATAACCACTCTCTTAACAGATAAAACTTTAGCACAAGATCTGAGAACGTTAAGTGTTCCTTTCAATGCTGGGTCAACTAACTGTGCCtgaaaagaattataaacaaagttgagatgaattgaaagGTTAACGTTGCAGTATCTAGAAAGGATTACGtttcttcatttttaaatttgaattagtTCAAAGATCTACAATCAAATACTTTGATGCATACAATAAAGCAAATCTATAGGTAGTATCAAGGAGATAAAAGAAGCATCAAAGCAACATTATTAAGCAATTTAAAAGATTTGAAATTCAATGAGGACTTTGTCATTTGAGTAAACACATGAAAGGAAGAACCTTAGAAAAGAATTTGGTATATATATGAGTACTGTTAGGCTTCGTTTGGAACATggacttatctcaactcatctaagttgagtttaaatttaagtctagctcaacatccaaatataCAACTCCCAAATTACTAAACATCACTCAACTTAAGACTTCTTTAAACGTAAGACCCATAACTTTTTACAACTCAACATTTCTTACATGCAGAACctacaacatttttcaactgtccataaaaatatctaaagtcatcttaacatctaaagaTATATAAACTTATCTTAGGTATAGCCTACAAAACTCACttcaccatctcaactcaccactatttataaaaaattcaacttatctcaattcAGCTTAGCATCCAAATGTAGCCTTAGAGGACATGAAAATTTGGTTATCACCAAGCATGGTACAAAAATAGGTCGTTCtttgaaacaaacaaaaaatgctACACTAGATTACGGTCGCACCGATTCCATTTAAGCGAAACAGAATGTACCTGTGGATCGGTGACACTGAAATAAAAGGGTGATGCTGTATGAAAAACTCCTTCACATCCATCAACCACAGAATCAAAAGATCCTTCTTCCAGTAAGTCTGCTTTGAACAAATGAAGTCTTTCCTTAGCTCCATCTAGCCCAAGTAAGTGTTCTGTCTTATTTGGATCATCTGCGGCACACATTTAAAGTAGAacccataaattaattataccgtATCTTCTCAAAATTATACTTTTCTATCCGTACTAACATCACAAAACGGCATACTAGACCAGCATTCAAGTAATCCATCTCGAAATGAAAAGTTTGGCTTCCTCAAGTGATTCCAAGAAAGTCACCAGTGAAATAAAGTGAACTGTGTCTCTGATAATTAAATTCATTCAATCAGCCGTTATATTTGCCACGCATGTCTTCAAATTTTACGTTTTGGAAAAATTCAACCACAGTTTTctccttaatatatatttcaattatgATTACCACATCCCACCACGAAGAGAGAGAAACATaaagacccccccccccccccccccccccccccaaacaacaCACAAAAACCCACTAAAGAAAAATGCCAAAAAAATCAATTAGTGAAGAAAACCAAACTGGGTAGTCTGGGTTCACGATGAATTAAAGAGAAACTTCGCTTATAAATGAAACCCAGGTGTGATTTGCATAGAAATTCCTGGAGTTATGAAATGAGAGCGCAGAGAGTTGAGTACGGACTTGGGTCACGAACTGAGGCTTTGACAGTGTAGCCGCGTTGAAGCAAGAGCTTCACCAGCCATGACGCTATATATCCGGACGCTCCCGTTACACATACCACCTTCCCTGTCCCACTACTCATTCTCCTTCTCTCTGAAAATTTTCCTTCTCCCTATATTGTTTGAAAGCATTATATGCATGCTTTACTTTGACTGTAAGAAGTCCAAGTTTGACGCTTTGACGGTTAGCCGGTTAGGTCCTAGGAAGTTAGGTGCTGGAATTTatcgattttatttattttttaataaaaatatacttcATTCATCCTTAAAAAAAGTTAGAGTTTGGGTGAAAAAGTGTCGAGGTatgttgtaaatagtaataaaaaaataaataaaaagtaataataaaatattaaatagtaataaaaagtaataaatattaataaaaatttgataaaaaataataataaagtaataaataatagtgaagtaTGTTGAAAGGTGTTGGCTCAACACCCAAACATACCAggttaaaaatatccaaatcaCAACACTTTTGAGCTCCaacaaattattatattttaggataaaaatattgaaattagtTATCGTTGAGTGTCTCATCTTCTTTTTAAGTCGGAAAGAAATTTGGACTCTATAATGAAATACATGTCTTTACCTTATACAAAGAAGTCTTTCAAGTTTGATGGTTAGATCCTTAGCTGAGTGGAATTTATGTCTTTTATCAGCAGTCCCTCCTAGTGTGATACACATACAAGAATAtcactattttacaaaaataccataatttaaaatataccattttaattataaaaaatcaatatttaattttttaaattaagattgTCAAGTGACATATTTTCTTTGGTAAATATTTATAACTAACTCATGGCACATTGTTATATCACCAAATTTACCTTTTTATGGCTATATATCTTTGGTAAATATGGTAAATAATACCAAATTTACCTTTAAAGGGTTAACTATAGGCAAAAACAAATTTTcgaattgtttttaaaattttaaaaaaaatataaaatatagaagTTATTGGTTAATCAGAAAATttgtattatgatttttttgtctGGCTCGGTGAAAtgtaaaagagaagaaatgCCCACTTTTGTTGGTTCTCATCTCAAGCGCACAAATTTTACTGTTTCAAGTACATTTTTAAGTACTAAAGAACACATCCAATGCCTTCAGCTCAACCAAGAATCCCACATCAAAGCGTTACCAGTAACAGTCTGTCAGGCCTTGTTTCAATATCGAAGAAGGCAAGGTATGGTGATGCTTTTAAAGCTGAAAATGGAATTGAGCTCAAAAGTTGGTTGTTGCTGATTGCTGACGGGTGAAGGCCAATGAAGAAAAGAGGGCAATAACCAGATTAATTACACTTGATTAAGATTAAGTTATGAAGGCTTTTACAGAGCCATTCACAGAGTGATGGTACTTCCAAGTGTTGTATAAAACACAAACTTTGTTGATTCATAGTTATCATGAAGATGTTTCCAAACACTGCCTATTTCCAAACACTGCCCCATAGGCAATCTTTTGAAACATGGATATTCACTTTTCTACGTGCCAATGAATATTACATTGTTTGATATTCATTCCATTGGTAGCTATAGTACATCAGACATCCCTAGTCTGATTTGTGCAGATTATTAAGGATGTACAAAGAAGCAGATGATAGGAAGATACATACAGAATAACTTAACAAATCCACTCCAGTGATAATTTTTACCATCTTGCTCCTCTCAAACATCTTAACTAAAAGAATCATAACGATCACGTGCCCCACTTTTGTCTTCAATTCATCAAGTGAGCAAATTTTCATCCATTTAGGCCTCTCCTGCAGACCAATAAGAATCAATTAGGTATATTGGTGAACTCAAAtatgaagaagataaaaatgaTACAAATGGGAGGAGGAGCCAGAAAGCCATCTAACTGAAGGCATACAAGCAGTTCGTTTGCAGATTTGGGGTAAATAGGAGAAAAAAAACTGCCAATAAGTTTATTAACACAAGCTCATCATTCTACATAAATTATGTAGAATCTTATTCAGTAATGAGAACTTAGTCTATTGTCCTTAATAAGTTATACTCATTCTGTATTGTCCATTTGACGTCCTCCACATCATGAGGCGCAACACATCTGAGTCTAGTCAGATTTGATATGCAAGGAAATTTACTGGAAGGAGAGAGCAACTGTACATCACATGGTTATCATTTCCATTCAGTCTAATATGCCATTTTAAAGGTTTCAGGGTACCAAATTGAAAGGAGCAAACAGCCAAAGGAATGGATTATTTAGACATTGAGTCAAGAAAACAGATAAAATGTTTGAAGGAACTTTTTGGGATGCAGGCAGATGCTGAAAAGCTTTTAGCAGAGTATTTCAAAGGGAGTAGTTTTGTTTGAAGGAAATTATTATCACCTTGAGAGAAAACATTCCAAACAAAGAAGAGCCCTCGAGGGCAAGATCAGCACTGGGAGGAGCATCTGGAGACACGTTGCTGATAAATAACCCATGTAAACCCATACCGAATATTAACATGACCGTCCCAGCAAGATAAACATCTGCAGCAGATAGATTTTCCCATATAACATTTGTCACCAACAGAAggtttcaattttaagaacaGAAGAGCTAGCATGTATTTGCAAAATGTAAGGATGCATGGAAAAGAGTTTTCCATTAAAAGAGAGAACATGATTTCCCAATTTTGAAGCTCTAAAAGTTTATCTAGGCAAATTGTGGGATTCTGAATGATAGCATGTtatcaaaatgaaagaaaaattctgatgaAGTAAATTCACGAGAGTCTAACCAATAGCTTCAACTAGTCGTAGGACCATCTGTCCTGAGTCAATTTTAAGAACAGAAGAGCTAGCATGTATTTGCAAAATGTAAGGATGCATGGAAAAGAGTTTTCCATTAAAAGAGAGAACATGATTTCCCAATTTTGAAGCTCTAAAAGTTTATCTAGGCAAATTGTGGGATTCTGAATGATAGCATGTtatcaaaatgaaagaaaaattctgatgaAGTAAATTCACGAGAGTCTAACCAATAGCTTCAACTAGTCGTAGGACCATCTGTCCTGAGTGAATCCCTTTGACACAGCACATCCAGTAAATTTTATATGCATCTATAATATAAACACAACCCTACAAAAACTGCATAATTAAAGCCAAGTAAAATGATATGGTATAATAGCATCATATCATGCAGCATTTATGCAGTTagtctcaaaattctcatatgctagaATTTGAACACTGAATCAGTTATTGCAAGAGTTCTCGGGAAGCTATAAAGAATGAACCTGAACAACTTCAATGGTATACACTAGATTAAAGTAAATGCAATTCCGAGACAGATTTAtattgttttggttgatttaaGAGAGAAGTTAAAAACTCAAGGCCAGATTGGAATAGGCATTCCAAATTCAGTATGTGATGGTCTTATGGTGGCAGTAATGAGAATACCAGCAATTGTGTTTTGCTTTGCAGTTCTGCACAGGTTTTGCCATTTTGGGAACTCATTTGGAGAGGTGTGGctgaagggggaaaaaaaatattggctGTTAGATCAGCAATTGCTTATGCTACCACATTTTATCCTCATTGGAAAGAAAGGAAACACGTGGTGTTTTGTAACATTTGCTGCATAAAAGCAATAACGAGGAAAATAATTGAACTGTTCATTTGAGATTTGCAAGGATGATTGAAGTGAAATAAGACAGAACACATGATGGCCCAGATTATTAACAAAGGAAAGAAACTCTGTGGATGGTGATCAACCCCAGGGAATGTGACTCTTATACACTGCTTAGTTCCTTGATAATAACAGAGGATTTACTGGAGGTTTAAGGGACCAATATGGTAAAGTCTTTGCTGCTGACCTGCTGCTACTACACCTACCAGTGAGTTGTATCATGATAATTGAGGCGATGAAAGAGGAAATGATCTTGTCTAATGGAAGTGAGGTTACTCACATGTTCAAACTATGGCAGTGCGAGTCATGTACATAAGAAAAATCATTAGTTGCTTATTGTCCTACCAGGATACTTTCCTCGGTCCCGTTGGGGAAAACTTGTTTGGTCAGGGAAGGGAATCAATCTTTAGTCCTCAAGAACTTCAGAGTTAGAGCATGAGGCTCATTTAAAGAGATGCACACGGTATAGAATCTACAggaatattttgagttgagtttGATTCATTTGCAATAATCAAAGTAAAAAATCCAAACCtctaccatcatcatcatcgtcatcatagACAAGAAGCCCAACAGAAAATCAATTAACACAAATAGCTGTTAAGACAAAAAATCTAATGCTTGTCTTGTaacaatttgaaataaataggGAATAAGGTGAAGTACATTGAGAAAGCACAACACAGAACCAGCCAATGAGCCTCCAACAGCCAGAAGTGCCAAGAAGCGGAAGTCAAAAATTGCCTGCTCAGTGACGGACAAGTAAGAAATGCTTTCAAAAGCCTAGAATATCCATAAAAAAACCTGGAAAGATATAGATGAAATCCACAACTGATTTGATATGGACACTCTATAAAAACAGGACATaagcaaaaaaagaagaaaaaagattgtGAATATTGTGCAGTTTTGCCTATTGCATATGTAAGGAGCAAATTGCTAACAGACCTCTGTGGTTTATAAGCAAGAATGGAGACATAACAACTATTTTAATACTCCCTCCATTTTTTTGGGTAAGTTTACTCCCTCCTCCATTCTAGAATATGTAAAGGCTTTACCTTTTCACTTGTccgtaatatattagatttttcaaaaatgaaaGTATTTGTTCTCTTAACTCCCCATGTTACTCATAAATTTGAACCTGAATTTCACAGCCAACTTAAGGACGTTCAagaaagattattatttttatttgttttgttaaaaCGGGAATCATTTGCAAAAATGAaagtattttttcatttttttatttttaatatgtaacaatgCCGTTTTGTTTTTGAAGACTTAATATTAGTGTTTCGGCTTATGGATAACAAAAGCTGAAGCcatttatgaaatttatacatttaaacctCAATCTTCAGTATAgtagttctttttttctttcgctGAATTTTCAGTATGGTAATTCTAATAttcttcttacttttctcaaaaaaaaaagtatggtaATTCTAATATTCGGTCACCTGACTTATCAGAGGCAATCTGTCAGACATCATAGCTTTAAACCCAAATTTATAAACATCCCCTTTTGACACATTTCATACAAAATAGTTACTTCCCATCATCTATAAAATAGCTTTCTATAACTTTATACAGGCTTTATGGCTTTTAAGTCGCAAATTTGAAGACAacacttttttttcccctttcttttATGTAGTGACTAAAATTTTTAAAGCATCATAATGCACACACTATTTATTTCATCCAATTTCCCTAAAATTATAATGTATGACTCACTGAAAGGATTATCCAGATAATCAAAGTACCAAC includes:
- the LOC122292876 gene encoding phenylacetaldehyde reductase-like isoform X1, whose product is MSSGTGKVVCVTGASGYIASWLVKLLLQRGYTVKASVRDPNDPNKTEHLLGLDGAKERLHLFKADLLEEGSFDSVVDGCEGVFHTASPFYFSVTDPQAQLVDPALKGTLNVLRSCAKVLSVKRVVITSSMAAVAYNGKPLAPDVTVDEAWFSDPALCERSKLWYMLSKTLAEEAAWKFGKENGIDIVAVNPGLVLGPLLQPSLNTSVEPVAKLVNGAETFPNAIYRWVDVRDVANAHILAFENPSASGRYCLVAEVVHCSEVLKLLHKLFPDLKLPEKCADDKPFPTTYKVSKERAQSLGLSFTSVEVSLKDTVESLKEKNFLSV
- the LOC122292876 gene encoding phenylacetaldehyde reductase-like isoform X2; translation: MSSGTGKVVCVTGASGYIASWLVKLLLQRGYTVKASVRDPNDPNKTEHLLGLDGAKERLHLFKADLLEEGSFDSVVDGCEGVFHTASPFYFSVTDPQAQLVDPALKGTLNVLRSCAKVLSVKRVVITSSMAAVAYNGKPLAPDVTVDEAWFSDPALCERSKLWYMLSKTLAEEAAWKFGKENGIDIVAVNPGLVLGPLLQPSLNTSVEPVAKLVNGAETFPNAIYRWVDVRDVANAHILAFENPSASGRYCLVAEVVHCSEVLKLLHKLFPDLKLPEK
- the LOC122292759 gene encoding uncharacterized protein LOC122292759, coding for MVLMAAISTMMPLSISVPISRPLYNRPHDSRTYASLSSSSSSSESKSSLPREPRLPSATSSSNPLVVEPSGPHESGMNHALANPNGNPVARFATSTESTIERAIFDFRFLALLAVGGSLAGSVLCFLNGCVYIIDAYKIYWMCCVKGIHSGQMVLRLVEAIDVYLAGTVMLIFGMGLHGLFISNVSPDAPPSADLALEGSSLFGMFSLKERPKWMKICSLDELKTKVGHVIVMILLVKMFERSKMVKIITGVDLLSYSVCIFLSSASLYILNNLHKSD